The Archangium primigenium genomic interval CGTCGTCACCGGGCGCGTCACGGATGCCTCGCTCGTCGTGGGACCGGCGGCGGCGCACTTCGGCTGGGGGCGCGAGGACTGGGATGGCCTCGCGGGCGCCATGGTCGCGGGCCACGTGCTCGAGTGCGGGGCCCAGGCCACGGGCGGCAACTACGCCTTCTTCACGGAGCTCGACGCGCGCCGCCCCGGCTTCCCGCTCGCGGAGCTGTACGCGGACGGCTCGTCGGTCATCACCAAGCACGCGGGCACGGGCGGCGCGGTGTCCGTGGACACGGTGCTCGCGCAGCTGTTGTACGAGGTGGGGGGCGCCCGGTACGCGGGGCCCGACGTGACGGCGCGCTTCGACTCGGTGGAGCTCGCCGAGGCCGGGAAGGATCGCGTGCGCATCTGTGGCGTGCGCGGCGAGCCGCCTCCGCCCACGCTGAAGGTCTGCCTCAACCGGCTCGGGGGCTTCCGCAACGAGACGACCTTCGTGCTCGTGGGGTTGGACATCGAGGCCAAGGCCCGGCTGGTGCGCGAGCAGCTGGAGGCCGCCCTGCCCACGCCGCCGCGCGAGCTGCGCTGGACGCTCGTGCGCACGGACCGGGAGGACGCGCCCACCGAGGAGCAGGCCGCCGCGTTCCTGCGTGTCGTGGCGAAGGATCCGGACGAGAAGCGGGTGGGGCGCGCCTTCAGCGGGGCGGCCATCGAGCTGGCCCTGGCGAGCTACCCCGGCTTCACCCTGACCACGCCGCCCACGGACGGCATGCCCTATGGCGTCTACACCCCGGCCTATGTCGACGCGGCGCTCGTCGAGCACGTGGCCGTGCTGCCCGACGGCACGCGCGTGGCCATCGCCCCCGCCGCGCGGACGCTCGCCCTGGCGGAGGTGGCGCCCGCGCCGCTGCCCGCGCCCCCGTCCCCGGGGCCCGTGCGCCGCGTGCCCCTGGGCCGGATCGCCGCCGCGCGCAGTGGGGACAAGGGCGGCACCGCGAACATCGGCCTCTGGGTCCGCACGGACGCGGCCTGGCGCTGGCTGGCGCACACGCTCACCCCGGAGCGGCTGCGCGCGCTGCTCCCCGAGGTCCAGTCCCTCCCCGTCGAGCGCCACCTCTTTCCCCAGCTGCGCGGGCTCAACTTCGTGATCGACGGCCTGCTCGGAGAAGGGGTGTCGTCCTCGACGCGCTTCGATCCCCAGGGCAAGGCGCTGGGGGAATGGCTCCGCGCCCGCCACGTCGACGTGCCCGAGGCCATTCTTTCCGATGTAACCGCTTAAACCGGGAATCCGTTGACAAGGGCACGAGCGCCTTCCGATGATGCTCGCCGTTTCTTCCCGCACTGGAGTCCGCCCATGTCGAGCCGCCGTCTCCTGCCTGTCCTCGCCGCCCTGCTCATGCCCTCCCTGGCCCCCGCCGCGAGCGTCTACAACACCTGGGCGGGCACGCCCGCGTCGCTGAGCGCGCTGGGCAAGGCCCAGTCCGTGTCGGAGGCGAAGGCCTCGTCGAGCTGGACCGTGAACACGGCCTACGGCTTCGGGTACGCGCGGGCGCGGACCGCCTCGGGGCTGTACGAGTTCCAGCTCGTCTCGGTGTCGCCCGCGTCCTCGGCCGGCCGGCTCAACGGCTTCTGGAACGTCAGCCGCGATGGCGTGCTGCTCTGCGGGCAGTGCCAGGGCTGGTCCTCGGGTTACACCAGCGCGCCCGGCAAGCCCTTCACCATCAACGTGGACAACGGCAACTACCAGCTGACGACCACCATCACCGCGTTCAACGACGTCTTCTAGGACGGCCGGACTTGGGTCCTCGGGCTCAGTAGATGGAGAGCCCGAGCGACCACGAGTGCACGAAGCCGTTGAGCTCGGGGCGGGAGTGGGGCAGCCAGTCCTGGGTCCAGCGGAACGTGAGGCCCAGGCGCGTGGTGAGATCGAACTCCGCCAGGGCGCCAAAGGACACGTAGGGCCGGGACGCGGAGGTGGAGGGCCGGCCCCCGCCCTCGGTGGCGGACCAGGCCCGGCCGCCGCCCACGAAGGGGCCCAGGTGCAGCCGCCAGAGCGAGAGCGGGTACCACTGGGCCTCCAGCCCCAGACGCGCGTTGTAGTAGGCGCTGGACCCATCCGCGCCGAACTGGAGCCGGGTGTCGGCGAGCAGGCCGAACTTCCGGTGGGGGAAGTAGCCGAGCGCGAAGCGGAAGCCCACGTCGCGCAGGGTCTGTCCGCCGGGCAGCGCGAGGCTGTCGTTGCCCGCGCCGAACTGGTACGTGAAGCCCTGGCGGTTGAGGGGCGCCGAGCCGTTGAGCCACATGCCCGCGCCCTCCGCGCCCGAGATCATCGCCTCCGACAGGTGCTCCAGGTCCGCGGGCACCAGCTCGTCCAGCGGCACGGTGCGCTGCGGGCCCCGCGTGGAGATGAGGTGCACCGGGTGCTTGGGGTGCACCGCGACCGAGCCCTCGTAGCGCGCGCCCTCGGTGATGGCCAGGCTCACGCCCACCACCACGCCGACGACCACGGCGAGCGCCAGGAGCCGGTCGAGGCCCTGGAGACTGCCGAGCGAGCCGCCCGAGGAACCTCCTCCCGAGGAGCTCCGGGCGCTGCTCGGCGCGCCATCGGGCACGGGGGAGGCGCCGTGGATGCTCCCGCCCGAGGGCAAGTCCGGCGAGGTGGGCGGCGGCCGGGAGTAGGGCGGGGGCTGGTAGTAGGGCGCGCCGTAGGACTCCAGGTAGAACGACGGCACCCAGTGCCCGTGGTCGGTGACGAGGTAGCCCACGGGGGGGGACTCGAGCGGCGGGGCCCAGGCGGGCGCGGGCTCGGGGTCCGTGGCGGTGATGAACTGCTGGATGGCGTACACCTGCCGGCCGCGCTCCTGCGGCGAGGTGCGCACGATCCGCTCCATCTCCGAGCGCGGGACCTCGTAGAGGTGACCCAGGCAGCCGCTCGTCAGCATCGCGAGCAGCGCCACCCAGGTGACCCCGCGGGAGGGGGTTCGGGAGGCGGGCCGGATGTCGGGTTCCATGCATGTCTCCTGGGCGGACCCGGTGGGACGGGAGCGCGAGCATAGGACGTCCGCTTCTCCGTGTGTGGCCGATGCTTCGCCTTCGTGGGGATTGGCGTCGCCATCGTGGGAAGCGCGTTTCCCACCCTGGGCGGGAAATGGGCACGAACGCGCGCCGGAAGGGGTCTGGGCGTTCCTCCAGCGGACACACCGTGGGGCATGGCTTCTGCACAGTGGGACGCGACTTTCGGACGGAGGGTTCCATGGCGCGATGGCAAGGTCTGTGTGGGCTGCTGACGGTGGGGTTGCTGGCGTGTGGTCCCGAGACGGACTCGACCCTGTCGATGCCGACCGACGTCACCTCCGGAGGGGCGGTGTCCACTCCGCCGACGCCCGCCCCCGCGCAGCCCGCGCCCGTGGAGGAGCCGCCGCCCGCCGTGGAGGAGGGCGGGAGCGTGCCCGGGGAAGGACAGCCCGCGCGCGGCGCCTATCCCCGCGTGCAGTCGCGGGTGCCCGTGCTGGAGCTGCGCATCAAGCCGGAGGACCTGGCGCGCCTGGACGCCAACCCCGAGTCCGAGGAGAAGGTGCCCGCGGTGGTGGTGCTCGATGGCCAGTCGGCGCCGGCCCGGGTGCGCTACCGCGGGGCCAGCACGCGCGACCTGCCGCAGAAGAGCTTCAAGGTGGAGCTGGACGCGGGCCACGACCTGGATGACCGGGATCACTTCGAGCTGCTCGCGAGCTGGTACGACAGCGGCAAGCTCACGGAGAAGTTCGCGGTGGACCTGTACACCGCCCTGGGGCTGCCCGTGCCGAGCGCCCGCTACGTGCGCGTGAGCATCAACGGCCAGCACAACGGGCTCTACCTGGACATGGAGCACGTGGGGAAGGAGTACCTGGAGGCGCGGGGCCTGGAGAAGAAGGCGGCCATCTACCGCTGCGGCCACCGCAACTGCGAGCTGACGCTCCAGTCGGGCGCGCACCAGACGGACTTCGAGAAGAAGAGCCAGGAGTCCACCGGCCGGGGGGACCTGGATGCGCTGCTCGCGTGGGTCAACCGCAGCGACGACGCGGACTTCGAGGCGAAGCTGGCGCGCTCGGTGGACGTGGACGCCTACCTGGGCAACCTCGCCGCGGACATGCTCATCTCGAACAACTACATCGAGGACGCGCGCGGCTATTGGATCCACGAGACGGCCCGGGACCGGTGGCAGTACGCGCCGTGGGATTTGAACAACGCGCTCATGCTGCACTGGCGCACGTGGGCCCCCACGGATCCGCCCATCACCGACCGCTGGCCCCAGGCCTTCAGCCTGTACGATCCGATGGTGCAGAAGCTGTACGAGCAGCGCGTGAAGGAGCGGCCGGTGCACCGCCCCACGTGGAACGTGCTCAACACGCGCCTCTGGGACCGGCCGGCCCTGCGCGCGCGGATGATCGACAAGCTGGAGACCGCGCTCGCCGGTCCCTTCTCCGAGTCCAAGGCCCTGGCCCACATCGACGCGCTGTGGGCCGTGGTGGAGCCCGAGTTGCGCAAGGATCCCTACGTCTCGGTCGAGCACATGGTGCGCTCGCGGGACTTCCTGAAGACCTACGTGCGCCAGCGCCGCGCGTTCCTGCTCGGCACCCTGCGCGCGCTCCGGGCGCACGGGGGCGGGGACCTGGTCATCCAGGAGGTCGCCGCGGGCAGCACGGGCTACGTGGAGCTGTACAACCGGGGCAGCGCGCCGGTGTCGCTCGCGGGCCACGAGCTGACGAATGACCTGCGCGCCCTGTCGCGCTTCCGCCTGCCCACCCTCACCCTGGCGCCGGGCGAGCGCCTGCGCCTGCTGGCGGATGGTTCACCCACCAAGGGCGCGCTCCACCTGCCCTTCACCTTGTCCGCGACCGAGGGCGGCGAGGTGGGCCTGTTCAACGGCAACATCCGCTCGGCCACGGGCGTGGCGCTCGTGTACGGCCCCGTGGACATCGTCTACTTCGGGCCGGCGTCCGCGGACATGGCCTACGGGCGCAAGACCCCGGGCGGCGAGGACTTCGCGCGCTGGCGGCGCTGATGACGCATCGCGTGGTCTCTTTCCTTGTGAGAACACGCAACTCGAATTCTTCCCCGGCGAGAATGGAGGAGAGAGTCCTACTCGACCTCTTCTCTTCCTACCCTTCGCCCGGGAATCCTGCTCATGGCCCTGCACACCATCCGTCGTGGTGACACGCTGTCGGCGCTCGCCAAGAAGTTCAACACGTCGGTGGGCGCGCTGGCCAAGGTCAACGGTATCAAGAACCCGGACCGCATCATCGCCGGGCGCAAGCTGGAGATCCCCGGTTCGCGCGACAGCTTCGAGGCGCGTCCCACGGGCGGCGCGGGTCGGGCTCCGGCGGCGGGCCGGACGCCGGCGGCGGGCGGCGCGGGTCGGGCTCCGGCGGCGGGTGGCGCCACGGGCGCGGCGCCGGTGGCGGCCCCGGGCAACGCGGCGCCAGGCAAGGGCGTGACGTCCGCGCAGCTGCGGCAGATCATGCCCACCCTGTCGCAGGCCAAGGCCGACCAGTACCTGCCGCACATCAACCGCGCCATGTCCGAGGCTGGCATCAACACGCCGCAGCGTCAGGCCGCGTTCCTCGCGCAGCTGGGCCACGAGAGCGGCGGGCTGCGCTACATGGAGGAGATCGCCTCGGGCGCGGCGTACGAGGGCCGTCGGGATCTGGGCAATACCCAGCCGGGTGACGGCACGCGCTTCAAGGGCCGTGGCCCCATCCAGCTCACCGGCCGCGCCAACTACCGCGCCGCGGGCAAGGCCCTGGGCCTGGACCTGGAGAACAATCCCCGTCAGGCCGCCAGCCCCGAGGTGGGCTTCCGCACCGCCGCCTGGTTCTGGAACAGCCGCAACCTCAACTCCCTGGCCGACAAGGGCGACTTCCGCGGCATCACCAAGCGCGTGAACGGTGGCTA includes:
- a CDS encoding acyclic terpene utilization AtuA family protein, which produces MSPSPLRIGNASGFYGDRFSAFREMLEGGALDVLTGDYLAELTMLILGRDRMKDPTAGYARTFLRQMEQCLALAVEKRVRIVTNAGGLNPAGLAAALRALATRLGLPVRVAHVEGDELLARAGALGLGSPLTANAYLGAWGIAECLRAGADIVVTGRVTDASLVVGPAAAHFGWGREDWDGLAGAMVAGHVLECGAQATGGNYAFFTELDARRPGFPLAELYADGSSVITKHAGTGGAVSVDTVLAQLLYEVGGARYAGPDVTARFDSVELAEAGKDRVRICGVRGEPPPPTLKVCLNRLGGFRNETTFVLVGLDIEAKARLVREQLEAALPTPPRELRWTLVRTDREDAPTEEQAAAFLRVVAKDPDEKRVGRAFSGAAIELALASYPGFTLTTPPTDGMPYGVYTPAYVDAALVEHVAVLPDGTRVAIAPAARTLALAEVAPAPLPAPPSPGPVRRVPLGRIAAARSGDKGGTANIGLWVRTDAAWRWLAHTLTPERLRALLPEVQSLPVERHLFPQLRGLNFVIDGLLGEGVSSSTRFDPQGKALGEWLRARHVDVPEAILSDVTA
- a CDS encoding CotH kinase family protein encodes the protein MARWQGLCGLLTVGLLACGPETDSTLSMPTDVTSGGAVSTPPTPAPAQPAPVEEPPPAVEEGGSVPGEGQPARGAYPRVQSRVPVLELRIKPEDLARLDANPESEEKVPAVVVLDGQSAPARVRYRGASTRDLPQKSFKVELDAGHDLDDRDHFELLASWYDSGKLTEKFAVDLYTALGLPVPSARYVRVSINGQHNGLYLDMEHVGKEYLEARGLEKKAAIYRCGHRNCELTLQSGAHQTDFEKKSQESTGRGDLDALLAWVNRSDDADFEAKLARSVDVDAYLGNLAADMLISNNYIEDARGYWIHETARDRWQYAPWDLNNALMLHWRTWAPTDPPITDRWPQAFSLYDPMVQKLYEQRVKERPVHRPTWNVLNTRLWDRPALRARMIDKLETALAGPFSESKALAHIDALWAVVEPELRKDPYVSVEHMVRSRDFLKTYVRQRRAFLLGTLRALRAHGGGDLVIQEVAAGSTGYVELYNRGSAPVSLAGHELTNDLRALSRFRLPTLTLAPGERLRLLADGSPTKGALHLPFTLSATEGGEVGLFNGNIRSATGVALVYGPVDIVYFGPASADMAYGRKTPGGEDFARWRR
- a CDS encoding LysM peptidoglycan-binding domain-containing protein, with translation MALHTIRRGDTLSALAKKFNTSVGALAKVNGIKNPDRIIAGRKLEIPGSRDSFEARPTGGAGRAPAAGRTPAAGGAGRAPAAGGATGAAPVAAPGNAAPGKGVTSAQLRQIMPTLSQAKADQYLPHINRAMSEAGINTPQRQAAFLAQLGHESGGLRYMEEIASGAAYEGRRDLGNTQPGDGTRFKGRGPIQLTGRANYRAAGKALGLDLENNPRQAASPEVGFRTAAWFWNSRNLNSLADKGDFRGITKRVNGGYNGLADREAYYRRALNTLR